The following are from one region of the Magallana gigas chromosome 4, xbMagGiga1.1, whole genome shotgun sequence genome:
- the LOC105319966 gene encoding zinc finger protein 8, which produces METMGAISPGSEKENSCKKPKLSFSIENLIETKSSENFTKDAEITSHSAPTTKRRESYSETRETPSTTNPDNEGEHQREIPRSFLNRTGETWPENGHSYRKRKSDYLRTIHDQSAAMLGYGPMVHPAFLFGRTSVEDYQAYLFRNYSLLQQQLSPVPSRDYTYEWLRNSGVSKFNSLKSKNFDVPPSEPKQRELLKRKTESKAKIVSATEEGKSCEEQLSSRKDNEKSDSDSISKVKKAAIKTNKTFTCLECGKVFNAHYNLTRHMPVHTGARPFVCKICGKGFRQASTLCRHKIIHTSEKPHKCNTCGKAFNRSSTLNTHMRIHLGYKPFQCEYCGKGFHQKGNYKNHKLTHSAEKQYKCNICNKAFHQVYNLTFHMHTHNDKKPFTCHMCGKGFCRNFDLKKHMRKLHDGSQIPASSSPPRSGATPTTPQMLRSGSMFSLPSAGQAPIVGNRSAFFGHSAPVSCHQRNVFSSYLMGSANADFLHKFSSYM; this is translated from the coding sequence ATGGAGACCATGGGAGCGATTTCCCCGGGATCAGAAAAGGAAAATTCTTGCAAGAAACCAAAGTTGTCGTTTTCAATAGAGAATCTCATTGAAACCAAATCGTCCGAAAATTTCACAAAGGATGCTGAAATAACATCTCATTCTGCTCCAACTACCAAACGGAGAGAATCCTACTCGGAAACCCGGGAAACACCGAGTACTACAAATCCGGATAATGAAGGGGAGCACCAGCGGGAGATACCCCGGTCCTTTCTAAACCGGACAGGAGAGACGTGGCCGGAAAATGGACACTCGTACCGGAAGCGGAAAAGTGATTATCTGCGGACAATTCACGACCAGAGCGCAGCAATGTTGGGCTATGGTCCTATGGTTCATCCCGCGTTTTTGTTCGGACGGACTTCAGTGGAAGACTACCAGGCCTATTTGTTTCGTAACTACTCCCTGCTGCAACAGCAACTGTCTCCCGTGCCCTCCCGTGACTACACGTACGAATGGCTCCGGAACAGCGGGGTGTCCAAGTTTAACTCTCTCAAGAGTAAAAATTTTGATGTACCGCCCTCCGAACCAAAACAACGCGAGCTTCTAAAGAGAAAAACAGAAAGTAAAGCTAAGATTGTTAGTGCGACCGAGGAGGGAAAATCGTGTGAGGAGCAACTATCATCCCGCAAAGACAACGAGAAAAGTGATAGCGACAGTATAAGTAAAGTGAAGAAAGCTGCGATAAAGACCAACAAGACTTTTACGTGCCTAGAGTGTGGGAAAGTCTTCAACGCCCACTACAATCTGACCAGGCATATGCCCGTTCATACCGGGGCGCGACCCTTCGTCTGTAAGATCTGCGGGAAAGGTTTCCGTCAGGCAAGCACCCTGTGTCGACATAAGATCATCCATACGTCCGAAAAGCCACACAAATGCAACACGTGCGGCAAAGCTTTCAACAGGAGTTCAACCCTCAACACCCACATGCGGATCCACTTGGGCTACAAGCCGTTCCAGTGCGAGTACTGCGGGAAGGGGTTCCACCAGAAGGGGAACTATAAGAATCACAAACTCACGCACAGCGCCGAGAAGCAGTACAAATGTAACATTTGTAATAAGGCCTTTCATCAGGTCTACAACCTAACCTTCCACATGCACACTCACAACGACAAAAAGCCATTCACGTGCCACATGTGTGGAAAGGGATTCTGCAGAAACTTTGACTTAAAAAAGCATATGAGGAAACTTCACGATGGGAGTCAAATCCCCGCCTCTTCATCGCCCCCCAGGAGTGGGGCTACCCCCACAACACCCCAGATGCTTCGGAGTGGGAGCATGTTTTCCTTGCCCAGTGCTGGTCAAGCTCCGATTGTCGGGAATCGGTCGGCCTTCTTCGGACATTCCGCGCCCGTAAGCTGCCACCAAAGAAACGTGTTTTCTAGTTATCTCATGGGATCTGCCAATGCAGATTTCCTGCACAAGTTTTCATCTTACATGTAG